One window from the genome of Saimiri boliviensis isolate mSaiBol1 chromosome 2, mSaiBol1.pri, whole genome shotgun sequence encodes:
- the ZBTB42 gene encoding zinc finger and BTB domain-containing protein 42, with protein sequence MEFPEHGGRLLGRLRQQRELGFLCDCTVLVGDARFPAHRAVLAACSVYFHLFYRDRPAGSRDTVRLNGDIVTAPAFGRLLDFMYEGRLDLRSLPVEDVLAAASYLHMYDIVKVCKGRLREKDRRLDPGNPAPGAERAQPPCTWPVWTTDLCPAAQKAKLPPFGVKAALPPRASGPPSCQVPEESDQALDLSLKPGPRQERVHPPCIFPAPLCGRMQPGVQPLVKDERDSLSEQEDRSSSRSPHSPPKPPPVPAAKDLVVGLRPLPVSGEGSRELELELELHAGRVASEDELGPGGPLCICPLCSKLFPSSHTLQLHLSAHFRERDSTRTRLSPDGTAPTCPLCGKTFSCTYTLKRHERTHSGEKPYTCVQCGKSFQYSHNLSRHAVVHTREKPHACRWCERRFTQSGDLYRHVRKFHCGFIKSLLV encoded by the coding sequence ATGGAGTTCCCCGAGCACGGCGGACGGCTGCTGGGCCGCCTGAGGCAGCAGCGCGAGCTGGGCTTCCTGTGCGATTGCACCGTGCTGGTGGGCGACGCGCGCTTCCCGGCCCACCGTGCCGTGCTGGCCGCGTGCAGCGTCTACTTCCATCTCTTCTACAGGGATCGGCCCGCGGGCAGTCGCGACACGGTGCGGCTTAACGGCGACATCGTCACGGCGCCCGCCTTCGGCCGCCTACTGGACTTCATGTACGAGGGCCGCCTGGACCTGCGCAGCCTGCCTGTCGAGGACGTCCTGGCGGCCGCCAGCTACCTGCACATGTATGACATCGTCAAGGTCTGCAAGGGCAGGCTCCGGGAGAAGGACCGAAGGCTGGACCCGGGGAACCCTGCCCCTGGGGCAGAGCGTGCTCAGCCACCGTGCACCTGGCCTGTCTGGACCACTGacctctgcccagctgcccagaAGGCCAAGCTCCCCCCATTTGGGGTCAAGGCTGCCCTCCCTCCTCGAGCATCTGGGCCTCCTTCCTGCCAGGTCCCAGAAGAGTCAGACCAGGCCCTGGACCTGTCACTGAAGCCTGGCCCAAGGCAGGAGCGGGTCCACCCACCCTGCATCTTCCCGGCACCCCTCTGCGGCCGGATGCAACCAGGGGTCCAGCCACTGGTGAAGGATGAGCGGGACTCACTGTCTGAACAGGAAGACAGGAGCAGCTCTAGGAGCCCCCACAGCCCCCCGAAGCCACCTCCTGTTCCTGCAGCCAAGGACCTGGTGGTGGGCTTGCGGCCGCTACCTGTCAGCGGGGAGGGCAGccgggagctggagctggagctggagctgcatGCAGGGCGGGTGGCAAGTGAGGACGAGCTGGGGCCTGGCGGGCCCCTCTGCATCTGCCCGCTGTGCAGCAAGCTGTTCCCCAGCTCCCACACGCTGCAGCTGCACCTCAGCGCCCACTTCCGTGAGCGGGACAGCACACGAACCCGGCTCTCCCCGGACGGCACGGCACCCACCTGCCCGCTCTGCGGGAAGACCTTCTCGTGCACATACACGCTGAAGAGGCATGAGCGGACACACTCGGGTGAGAAGCCCTACACGTGTGTGCAGTGTGGCAAAAGTTTTCAGTATTCCCACAACCTGAGCCGGCACGCCGTGGTGCACACTCGCGAGAAGCCGCATGCCTGCCGGTGGTGTGAGCGCCGGTTCACGCAGTCTGGGGACCTGTACCGCCACGTCCGCAAGTTTCACTGTGGCTTCATCAAGTCCCTTCTGGTGTGA